The following DNA comes from Kaistia sp. 32K.
TTCCTTCGGGTTCGGCGGCACGAATGCGTCGCTGGTCTTCCGTCGTCACGTCGATTGAGAGCGCGGCTTCGCGCTTTCGCCATAATCCTCCATACAGTCGCCTCTCGGCATCCGGGACTTCCCGGGTGTCGGCAGGGTGAAAAGTAGGATGCGATGAACGACACGAATCAACCGGGCGCCAAGGACAATAATGCCGGCGAACCCGGTGACGCCCGGTCGTCCGAATTCGGAAATCGCATCAATCCGCGCAGCCCCGGCGACGCGCTTCGCCCGGAGCGCGTACCGCCCCCGCCGCCACGCTCGCAGCAGGCGCGCCACCCCGTCGTCATCATCATGAATTTCGCCATGACGATTCTCGTCGTCGGCGTGCTCGGCACGGTGGGTCTTTTCTTCTTCGGCAAGCTCCGCTTCGAGCAGGCGAGCCATTTCGACCAGCCGCGGACGGTCTCGATCCAGCGCGGCTCCGGCCTGCGCGCGATCGCCGAGGAGCTGCACGAGCGCGGCCTGATCTCGTCGAAATGGATCTTCATCGCCGGCGTGCGGGCCTACCGCCTGCAGGACGACCTCAAATCGGGCGACTATCTGATCGCGCCGCGCTCCAGCATGCGCGAGATCATGAATACGCTGGTCGACGGCAAGGCGATCCTCTACCAGGTCTCCATCCCCGAAGGCCTCACCAGCAAGCAGATCGTCGATCGCCTCAATGCCGATCCGGTCCTGGTCGGCGAGATCAGCGATATCCCGCCTGAGGGGACGCTGCTTCCGGATACCTATCGCTATTCGCGCGGCGACAGCCGCCAGAACATCATCGATCGCATGCTGCGCGAGCGCGACCGGGTGATGACCGCGGTCTGGAACAGCCGCGACAAGAACCTGCCGATCGAGACGCAGGAGGAGCTGATTACGCTCGCCTCGATCGTCGAGAAGGAAACCGGCATCGCCGACGAGCGCAGCCGCGTGGCGGCCGTGTTCATCAACCGGCTCCAGAAGAACATGCGCCTGCAGTCGGATCCGACGGTGATCTACGGCATCTATGGCGGCTCGGGCCTGCCTTCCGGCACGCCGATCCGCCGCTCCGATCTCGACGCCGTCAACGACTACAACACCTACAAGATCGCCGGCCTGCCCAAGGGGCCGATCGCCAATCCGGGCAAGGCCGCGCTCGCCGCCGCCGCCAATCCGTCGCGGACCAAGGATCTCTACTTCGTCGCCGACGGCACCGGTGGTCACGCATTCGCCGAGAGCTATGCCGAGCACCGCAAGAACGTGGCGCGCTATCGCAAGTGGCTGGCTGAGCAGAAGGCCAAGGGCGACGCCTCGGCGGCCGACCAGAGCGCCGGCCCGGGCGATGCGGAAGACGATGCGGACGCACCGGTCGACGACGCGCCGAAGCCGGCACCGAAGCCGTAGGGCCTGTACTCGGACGGGACTGTTAGCCGGGCAGGCCGTCGCAGCGCGGGACGTCTTCCAGATGGTCGTCCCATTCGGCGCGGTCGGCGACGAGGATATGCGCGTTGGGCCGGATCTCGATCGCGCTGTCGAGGCTGCCGGCCGGCACGGCCAATAACGCGCCGTTCATCTGCAGGCCCGGAAGCGCCGAGCCGCAATCCGAGCAGAAGCTCCTCTGGTGCCGCGTTGACGGCAGCCTGAACGTCCGCACCTTGGGCTCGCCCGAGAGCCAGGTGAGCTGCGCCGTCGTCGAGAACAGGTTCGCGGCGTGCGCCGATCCGGTGTCCTTCCGGCAGCGCGAGCAGTGGCACAGGAAGAAGCTCTGGAAGTCGCCGTCAACCTCGAAGCGGACCTCGCCGCAGAGGCACGAGCCGGCATGGCGTTTGCTCATGAAAGGGTTCCTGTCCGGGAGAGGGCGGCCGGCAGGTCTGCCGGCTCGCCATGGAGCCTTGCGCTCACGGAGCAGGGGCGAGATATCCGCCGACGTTCCCCCGTGAACCGGCCGTGACGGCCGGTCCAGGTTTTTGGAGGAAGGACGCACCTTCCGTCAAGGTCAGGTTGTCCCGCCTCAGCTTGCCCGGCGCAGTTCGCCCGTGATGGCAAAGCTTTCGGCCGAGGCCAGCGCCCAGGCCTGGCGATAGAACGGATGCGGGCTGTCGTCGCCGAGCAGCTCGCCCGGCGCCAGATAGGGGAAGAGCTGCGAATAGAGCCGGATCTCGTTGGCGCTGACGCGCCGCGCCAGGTGGTGCGGCTTGAGGTCTGACGGGTGCTCGAGCCCCGCCGTCGCCAGCAACTCGGCCAGCGCATGCAGGGAATTGCGATGGAAGTTCGCTACCCGCTCCGCCTTGTCCGGCACGACGAGGGCGCGCTGGCGCAGCGCGTCCTGCGTCGCGACACCGGTCGGGCACTTGTTCGTATGGCAGCTCTGCGACTGGATGCAGCCGATGGCGAACATGAAGCCGCGCGCCGAGTTCACCCAGTCCGCGCCGATCGCCAGCACCGACGCAATGTCGAAGGCGGAGACGAGCTTGCCGGCGACGCCGATCCGGATCTTCGAGCGCAGGCCGGTGCCGATCAGCGTGTTGTGGACGAGCAGCAGCGCCTCGCGCATCGGCACACCGACATGGTCTGTGAGCTCGACCGGCGCGGCGCCGGTGCCGCCTTCGGCGCCGTCGATGACGATGAAATCAGGGGCGATGCCAGTCGTCAGCATCGCCTTGACGATCGCCATGAACTCCCAGGGCTGGCCGATGGCGAGCTTGAAGCCGACGGGCTTGCCGCCGGACAGCTGGCGGAGCTGCGCCACGAACTGCATCATCTCGGTCGGCGTCGCAAAGGCGGAATGCGAGGCGGGCGAGACGCATTCCATGCCGACGGGAATGCCGCGCGTCTCGGCGATCTCCGGGCTGACCTTGTTGGCCGGCAGGATGCCGCCATGACCGGGTTTCGCGCCCTGGCTGAGCTTCACCTCGATCATCTTGACCTGGTCGCTGGCGGCCTGGATCGCGAACTTCTCGGGCGAGAAGGTGCCGTCCGGATTGCGGCAGCCGAAATAGCCGGAGGCGATCTGCCAGACGAGGTCGCCACCATAGCGGCGGTGATAGGGGCTGATCGAGCCTTCGCCGGTATCCTGCGCGAAGCCGCCGAGCTTGGCGCCCCGGTTCAGCGCCATGATGGCGTGGCTGGAAAGGGCGCCGAAGCTCATCGCCGAGACGTTCAGCACGGAGCCGGAATAGGGCTTGGCGCACTGCTCGTTGCCGATGGTGATGCGGAAGCTCTCGGGATCCTGCAGCGGCGCCGGCCGCATCGAATGGCCGATGAACTCGTAGCCGTTGGCATAAGTGTCGAGCAGCGTGCCGAAGGGGCGCTGATCCGGCTCGTTCTTGGCGCGCTGATAGACCAGCGAACGCTCGGCCCGGGAGAAGGGCAGCTTGTCGGAATCGGATTCGAACAGATATTGCCGGAGTTCCGGCCGCACGGATTCGACCAGGAAGCGCATGTGGCCGATCACCGGATAGTTGCGCGTGATCGCATGGCGCTGCTGGACGAGGTCCCAGACGCCGAGCACGCTCAGGGCCGCGAAGATCATCGTCAGCAGGAGGCTCAGCGTCCGGTCCATCGGGATCAGCGGCATGAGCAGCGCGGCCAGGATGCAGAGCGCGAAGGCGCTGTAGCGGGAGATGAGGGAGAGCTTCAGAATCGATTGCATGGGTATCCCCGGCAGGCGCGGCGGCCTGGGTCTGGCGGTGGTGGAGCCGAACGGCCCGGTTCGTCCGGATATTAGCCGAGATTCAAGACAGTCTCGGGATTGGATCGACGGATATCCGCCGCCTTGCCCTTGAGCGGTCCTGGCACGCGGATTACTGTCCCGCTTCGAGCGGGCGGGCCAGCCCTGATAGACCAAGGCCGGGGAAACTTCATGGCATTGACGAGCATGACCGGCTTTGCCCGGGCCGCGGGCGCGGGACGGGGCTATCGCTGGACGTGGGAGCTCCGCAGCGTCAACGGCAAGGGGCTCGACATCCGCCTGCGCCTGCCGCCCGGCTTCGACCATCTCGATCAGCCGGTCCGCGAGCGCGTCGGCAAGGCCGCGCAGCGCGGCAGCCTCCAGATCGGCCTCAGCCTGCAGCGCGAGACGAGCGCCTCGGCGCTGCGCGTTAACGAGGCGCTGCTCGAGCAGGTGCTGGATCTCGTCCGCCGGGTCGGCGCGCAGGTCGATGCCGCGCCGCCGACATTGGATGGCTTGCTGTCGATCCGTGGCGTGCTGGAGACCGTCGAGGCCGAGGACGATCCGGACGCCGCCGCGGCCCTTACCGCCGACCTGCTGGCCGATCTCGATACGGCGCTCGCCGAGCTGGTGACGGTGCGCGATCGCGAGGGCGCGGCGATCGGCGCCATTCTCTCCGCGCGCATGGACGAGATCGAGCGCCTGAAGAACGCCGCCGAGACGGCGCCGGCGCGCACGACCGAGGCGATCAAGAAGCGACTCGCCGAACAGGTCGCGGCCCTGCTCGAGGCGTCGAATTCGCTCGACCCCGACCGGCTGCACCAGGAAGCCGTGCTGCTGGCGACCAAGGCCGATATTCGCGAGGAGCTCGACCGGCTGACGGCGCATGTCGCCGCCGCCCGCGCGCTGCTCGCCGAGGGCGGCGCCGTCGGCCGCAAGCTCGATTTCCTCGCCCAGGAATTCAATCGCGAAACCAACACGCTCTGCGCCAAGGCGAATGATCGCTCCCTGACGGCGATCGGCCTCGATCTGAAGGCCGCCGTCGACCAGCTGCGCGAGCAGGTCCAGAATCTCGAATAGGAAGTCCCGAATGTCGGTTGCCGGAAATTCACCCTCGCGGCGTGGCCTGATGCTGGTTCTGTCCTCGCCGTCGGGCGCGGGCAAGTCGACCATCGCCCGTCATCTGATGGCGGAGGACAAGGATATCGTCCTCTCCGTGTCGGTGACGACGCGCGCTCGCCGCCCGAGCGAGATCGACGGCGTCCACTACCATTTCATCGACCAGCCGACCTTCAACAAGCTGCGCGATACCGGCGAACTGCTGGAATGGGCCGAGGTGCACGGCAATTGCTACGGCACGCCGCGCGCGCCGGTCGAGGACTGGCTGACCTCCGGCAAGGACGTGCTGTTCGACATCGACTGGCAGGGCGCCGACCAGGTCGCCAAGGCGATGCCCGAGGATCTCGTGCGCATCTTCGTGCTGCCGCCGTCCATGACCGAGCTGGCGTCGCGCCTCGTGCGCCGGGCCGAGGACGCGCCCGACGTCATCGCCAAGCGCCTCGCCAATGCGCGCTCCGAGATCCTGCACTGGCGCGACTACGACTATGTCCTGATCAACAAGGATCTGCAGTCCTCACTCGAGAAGGCGCAGGCCATCCTCTATGCCGAGCGCATGCGCCGCGCCCGCACGACCTGGCTCGAAGGCTTCGTCGAGGATTTGCTGCAGCAGGAGTGAGGTGTGCCTTGGCCCTCTCCCGCCTGCGGGAGAGGGTTGGGTGAGGGGCTTGCTTTAGCTGCCTCGTGACCAACCGAACGGAAGAAACCCTCACCCCAACCCTCTCCCGCAAGCGGGCGAGGGGGCTGATGGCGTGTGGTCTACGGCAGCGCGTTGGCCAGCCGGACGAAGCGGGCGACGTCGATCTCTTCGGCGCGGGCCGTCTCGACGATGCCGGCGGCCGCGAGCAGCGGCAGCGGGTCGGTGCCGAGGCTCTTCAGGCTCTGGCGCAGCATCTTGCGGCGCTGGCCGAAGGCGGCGGCCGTGACGCGCTCCAACTTGGCGCGCTCGCAGGCGAGGGGCGTCTGGCGCGGCACGAGTTCCACGACTGAAGACACCACCTTCGGCGGCGGCGTGAACGCCTTGGGCGAGATATCGAACAGGATGCGCGCCTCGCTGCGCCAGCCGCACATCACGCCAAGCCGGCCATAGGCGTCGTCCGCATTGGTGGCGACGATCCGCTCGGCCACCTCGCGCTGGAACATCAGCGTCATCTTCTCGTAGAAGGGCGGCCAGGGCTCGCTCTGCAGCCAGCCGAGCAGCAGCGGCGTCGCGATGTTGTAGGGGAGGTTGGCGGCGATCCGCACCCGCCCCGTCGCCAGCTTCGACATGTCGACCTGCATCGCGTCGCCCTCGATTACCTCGAGGCGGCCCGGATAGTGCGCGGCGATCTCGGCGAGCGCATCGAGGCAGCGGCGGTCGCGCTCGATGGCGACGACCTTCTTGGCGCCCTCGGCGAGCAGCGCCCGGGTCAGGCCGCCGGGGCCGGGGCCGACCTCGATCACCGTGACGTCTTCGAGCGGCCCGGCGGCGCGCGCGATGCGGCCGGTCAGGTTCAGGTCGAGCAGGAAGTTCTGGCCGAGCGCCTTCATGGCCTGCAGGCCGTGGGTGGCGATGACGTCGCGAAGCGGCGGAAGCCCGTCCTGGGCCGTCACGTAGCGAGCTCGCGCTGGCGGTATTCCGCCTCGTGGCGGGCCAGCTCGTCGGCGAGCCGAAGCGCGGCGGCGAGGCTGGAGATATCCGCCTTGCCCGTACCGGCGATGTCGAAGGCGGTGCCGTGGTCCGGCGAGGTGCGCACGAAGGGGAGGCCCAGCGTGACGTTGACCGTCTCGGAGAAGGCGATCGTCTTGGTCGGGATCAGCGCCTGGTCGTGATACATGCAGAGCGCGACGTCATAGCGGGCGCGCGCCTCGGCATGGAACATCGTGTCGGGAGCAAGCGGCCCGAAGGCGTTGATGCCCTCGTCGCGCAGCGCCGCGACGGCCGGGCGGATGACGGCGTCGTCCTCGGTGCCCATCACGCCGCCTTCGCCCGCGTGCGGATTGAGGCCTGCGACGGCGATGCGCGGGTTCGGCATGCCGAAGCGCCGGCGCATGTCGTGGTCGATGGTGCGGCCGGTGCGGATCAGCATCTGCTCGGTCAGCAGTTCGGGAACCGCTGAGATCGGCACATGGATGGTGGCGGGAACCGCGCGCAGCCCGGGGCCGGCGAGCATCATCACCGGATGGGCCGGCGAGCCGCTCCAGGCGGCGGACAGCATGCCGAGGAACTCGGTATGGCCGGGATGCTGGAAGCCGGCGTCGAACAGCGCCTTCTTGTTGATCGGATTGGTGACGAGCGCCGAGGCAAGTCCCGCTCGCACGTCGCCGACGCCGCGCGCGATCGCCTCGATGACGCCGCGCGCCGCCGCCGGATCCGGCTGGCCGGGCGAAGCCTGGGACGCCGATTCGAGCGGCACCACCGGCAGGAACCGGTCGAAGGCGTCGACCGCCTCCGAGGCGTGGATCGTCTCGATCGGGATGTCGAGCCCGAGCAGGGCGGCACGGGTGCGGAGCGCTTCCGGATCCGCCAGCACGTAGAAGGCCGGCAGCTTGCGTTCGCGCCGCTCGCGCCAGACGGCGAGCGTCACGTCCGGCCCGATACCGGCCGGCTCTCCCATTGTCAGCGCCAGCGGCCTGAAGGGCTCGAGCTCCGCCATCATGCGTTACTTATAGGAAATCTTGGCGTTCTTGCGGAGCTCGGCGACGAACTCCTTGCCGAGATTCTTGTTCTGCTCGCTGGCGAGCTTCTCTTCGATCTCGGCACGAACGCCGGCGGTGCTGCGGATGTCCTTGGCTTCGCAGACGGCGATGATCTCGACGCCGCGCTCCGTCACTTCCGGCTTCAGCGTGCCGCCGACTGGCGTCGTCTTCAGCGCTTCGCCAGCCGCGCCCTGGACCTGCGTGGTGTCGCGGCGGCCCATGTCGAGCACGACGACGCCCTTCAGCGCCTTGGCCTGGGCCAGGCTGTTGCCGCAGCCGCTGAAGCGGGAGCGGAAGGATTCCGCCTCGCGCTGGCGCTGGCCGACCAGACCGGGCGAGGAGCCCTTCGGCACGACGAAGACGATCTGCTGGAGCTTGAACTCGCGAATCGTCGCCGTCTCGGTCTGGATGCCTTCCTTCTCGATCTGCGCCTGCACGTCGGCCTCGCTGACCTTGGTGCTGCGGGCGCGAGCCTGGATCACCATGGCGCCGGTAATCTGCGCACGCAGGAAGCGGCGGAGCGAATCGGCCTGCACGCCCTGCGAGCCGAGCGCCTTGACGAACTGCGCCGGCGGCAGCTTGACCTGCTTGGCGATGCCGTTGAAGCGCTCCTCAACCATGGCGTCAGTCGGGCCCATGTTGCGACGCTTCGCGACCTGGTCCAGCAGCGATTCGTCGATCAGCTCCTCCAGCGCCTTCTTGTCACCGGTGGCCTGGTGGAAGAGCGTCATCAGTTTCACGCGCTGCGAAACGTCATAGGACGTGATCGCCTGGTCGTTGACGGTCGCGCGGACCGTCGACTGGGCGAAGGCGCTCGCCGGAACGCCGACGCTGCCGAGGCAGAGGCCGATGGCGAGAGCGGGAAGGCAGAGTGACTTCAGGCGAATACGCATGGCGATGGATCCGAATCCTGTCAGATGCGGCGAGTTGCCGGCGTCTCGGCGCACCGAACCGACCTGCCGCCACGACGGCGTGTGTTTCGAACGGGTAGACCCTGCAAATCCGGCGAAAGGATGAAGATCAATTGCTGCTGCTCGACAGTTCGCCGACATTGCTGCGCAGCTTCGTGCCGCCGAGCGTCCGGAGTTCGAGCCGAACCATCAGCTGCTTCGAGGTCTGCAGATCCGTGTAGTCGTCGCGGATCTCGCTGTAGGCGATCGAGAAGGTCGTGCACTCGTCGTCATAGGCGATGCCGATGCCGCTGGACGCAAGCTGGGTGTTCTCGATGTCCCAGGCGACCGAACCGAACAGGCGCCACGTCTCCGTCATCTGCCACGAGGCACGCGCGCTGATCGTGTCGGTGCGGGCGTCGTTGCCGATCGCCGGCTGCTCGCGCAAGAACAGGTAGGATGCCGACGCGGTCACGTCGCCAAACTTGCCGGTCGCGGTGACCTCGGCGCGGTTGACGTCGAGGTTGGCTTCGTCGAAGCGGCCCCGGGCCGTCAGGAAGTAGCCATAGCCCGTGTCGAGCGTGACGCCGGCGACGACGTCGGAGACGTTGGTCTCGAGGCCAGAGACGGCGCCCGTCGCGGTCAGATCCTCGACGGCGAAGGAGTTGAGGCCCGCCACCTGGTAGGACTGGCCGATGACGCCCTGCACCGTGGCGACGGAGCCGACATTGGCGAGGTAGCGGAAGCCCACATTGACGCGGGTGCCGCCTTCGATGCGGTCGTAGCCGGAGAACTTGTCCCAGTCGAACAGGCTCGAATCGTCGAAGACGAGGCTCTGCGCGTCTTCATTCGGCAGCCTGCCGGCCATCGGCTCATTCGGACGCACGATCATCTGCGCGACCGGCTCGAACAGGAAGCTGGAGGAGAGGCCAGCGGCCATGATCGGCCAGCGCCATTCCATGCCGACGGCGGGCATGCCGCGGAAGAACGAGCCCTGGTCGTTCAGGCCGTTGATGATGTCGTCCTGGTTGGCGTAGATCGCGTCGCCGCGCAGATAGCCGAACGGCTTGAAGACCATGCCCAGCGGGCCGATCATCGTGCGCTGCCACGTCGCCTGGCTGCTCAGGCGATTGTAATTGCCCGACAGGCCCAGGATGTGCGCGTTGCTGTCGAGCACGCCGTTGGTGACGCCCTGCGCGACCGTGATGCCGTTGCCCTGGTCGTTGACGATGTCCGTCTCGTCGCGCGACAGGCTGGTCAGGTTCGACTTGAGCGACAGTTGGCCGCCGAGGACCGAGTCGTCGAAGATGTAGCTGTGGTCGATGACCGGATGGACGACGGCCTGGCGGCCCTGGTCGTACTTGATGTCCGAGTCGTTCGTCAGCACCTGGAAATAGAGCGCGCTCGCATTGAAATAGTTGCGCTCGCTGATGCCCGTCAGGTGGACGGTCGAGACATTGATGTCGGTGTTGGGCGAGAGCAGGCTGTAGTCGCGGCTGAACGTACGGTCGCTCAGGAACGTCGCGTCCCAGCCGACCGTCCAGTAGCGGTTCAGGTAGAACTCGCCCGCGGTCTTCACGCCGCCGCGCCAGTCCTTGACGCCCGAATTGCGGGTGCCCTCGTCGATGAAGTCGTCCGGGTTCAGCTGGTTGATGCCGGCCATGCGCAACGAGTACTGGCCATACTCCAGCCGATGGCGCCATTCGACGTCCAGCAGGAAGCCCTGATTGGTGTAGACGGCCGGAGCCAGCGTCAGGTCGTAGTTCGGCGCCAGCGCCCAGAAATACGGCGTCTGCAGGAAGGCGCCGAGCGTCTTCTTGTAGCCGGCGGACGGGAACAGGAAGCCGCTCTTGCGCTTGACGGTCGGATCGGGCGCCGAGAAGGCCGGGAAATAGGCGATCGGCATACCCAGGAATTCAAGCGAGGCGCGCTTGAAATAGACCATGTGCTCGTTGTGATCGACG
Coding sequences within:
- the mltG gene encoding endolytic transglycosylase MltG, whose protein sequence is MNDTNQPGAKDNNAGEPGDARSSEFGNRINPRSPGDALRPERVPPPPPRSQQARHPVVIIMNFAMTILVVGVLGTVGLFFFGKLRFEQASHFDQPRTVSIQRGSGLRAIAEELHERGLISSKWIFIAGVRAYRLQDDLKSGDYLIAPRSSMREIMNTLVDGKAILYQVSIPEGLTSKQIVDRLNADPVLVGEISDIPPEGTLLPDTYRYSRGDSRQNIIDRMLRERDRVMTAVWNSRDKNLPIETQEELITLASIVEKETGIADERSRVAAVFINRLQKNMRLQSDPTVIYGIYGGSGLPSGTPIRRSDLDAVNDYNTYKIAGLPKGPIANPGKAALAAAANPSRTKDLYFVADGTGGHAFAESYAEHRKNVARYRKWLAEQKAKGDASAADQSAGPGDAEDDADAPVDDAPKPAPKP
- a CDS encoding GFA family protein; this encodes MSKRHAGSCLCGEVRFEVDGDFQSFFLCHCSRCRKDTGSAHAANLFSTTAQLTWLSGEPKVRTFRLPSTRHQRSFCSDCGSALPGLQMNGALLAVPAGSLDSAIEIRPNAHILVADRAEWDDHLEDVPRCDGLPG
- a CDS encoding FMN-binding glutamate synthase family protein, producing MQSILKLSLISRYSAFALCILAALLMPLIPMDRTLSLLLTMIFAALSVLGVWDLVQQRHAITRNYPVIGHMRFLVESVRPELRQYLFESDSDKLPFSRAERSLVYQRAKNEPDQRPFGTLLDTYANGYEFIGHSMRPAPLQDPESFRITIGNEQCAKPYSGSVLNVSAMSFGALSSHAIMALNRGAKLGGFAQDTGEGSISPYHRRYGGDLVWQIASGYFGCRNPDGTFSPEKFAIQAASDQVKMIEVKLSQGAKPGHGGILPANKVSPEIAETRGIPVGMECVSPASHSAFATPTEMMQFVAQLRQLSGGKPVGFKLAIGQPWEFMAIVKAMLTTGIAPDFIVIDGAEGGTGAAPVELTDHVGVPMREALLLVHNTLIGTGLRSKIRIGVAGKLVSAFDIASVLAIGADWVNSARGFMFAIGCIQSQSCHTNKCPTGVATQDALRQRALVVPDKAERVANFHRNSLHALAELLATAGLEHPSDLKPHHLARRVSANEIRLYSQLFPYLAPGELLGDDSPHPFYRQAWALASAESFAITGELRRAS
- a CDS encoding YicC/YloC family endoribonuclease, giving the protein MALTSMTGFARAAGAGRGYRWTWELRSVNGKGLDIRLRLPPGFDHLDQPVRERVGKAAQRGSLQIGLSLQRETSASALRVNEALLEQVLDLVRRVGAQVDAAPPTLDGLLSIRGVLETVEAEDDPDAAAALTADLLADLDTALAELVTVRDREGAAIGAILSARMDEIERLKNAAETAPARTTEAIKKRLAEQVAALLEASNSLDPDRLHQEAVLLATKADIREELDRLTAHVAAARALLAEGGAVGRKLDFLAQEFNRETNTLCAKANDRSLTAIGLDLKAAVDQLREQVQNLE
- the gmk gene encoding guanylate kinase — its product is MSVAGNSPSRRGLMLVLSSPSGAGKSTIARHLMAEDKDIVLSVSVTTRARRPSEIDGVHYHFIDQPTFNKLRDTGELLEWAEVHGNCYGTPRAPVEDWLTSGKDVLFDIDWQGADQVAKAMPEDLVRIFVLPPSMTELASRLVRRAEDAPDVIAKRLANARSEILHWRDYDYVLINKDLQSSLEKAQAILYAERMRRARTTWLEGFVEDLLQQE
- the rsmA gene encoding 16S rRNA (adenine(1518)-N(6)/adenine(1519)-N(6))-dimethyltransferase RsmA — protein: MTAQDGLPPLRDVIATHGLQAMKALGQNFLLDLNLTGRIARAAGPLEDVTVIEVGPGPGGLTRALLAEGAKKVVAIERDRRCLDALAEIAAHYPGRLEVIEGDAMQVDMSKLATGRVRIAANLPYNIATPLLLGWLQSEPWPPFYEKMTLMFQREVAERIVATNADDAYGRLGVMCGWRSEARILFDISPKAFTPPPKVVSSVVELVPRQTPLACERAKLERVTAAAFGQRRKMLRQSLKSLGTDPLPLLAAAGIVETARAEEIDVARFVRLANALP
- the pdxA gene encoding 4-hydroxythreonine-4-phosphate dehydrogenase PdxA, which gives rise to MAELEPFRPLALTMGEPAGIGPDVTLAVWRERRERKLPAFYVLADPEALRTRAALLGLDIPIETIHASEAVDAFDRFLPVVPLESASQASPGQPDPAAARGVIEAIARGVGDVRAGLASALVTNPINKKALFDAGFQHPGHTEFLGMLSAAWSGSPAHPVMMLAGPGLRAVPATIHVPISAVPELLTEQMLIRTGRTIDHDMRRRFGMPNPRIAVAGLNPHAGEGGVMGTEDDAVIRPAVAALRDEGINAFGPLAPDTMFHAEARARYDVALCMYHDQALIPTKTIAFSETVNVTLGLPFVRTSPDHGTAFDIAGTGKADISSLAAALRLADELARHEAEYRQRELAT
- a CDS encoding SurA N-terminal domain-containing protein, translating into MRIRLKSLCLPALAIGLCLGSVGVPASAFAQSTVRATVNDQAITSYDVSQRVKLMTLFHQATGDKKALEELIDESLLDQVAKRRNMGPTDAMVEERFNGIAKQVKLPPAQFVKALGSQGVQADSLRRFLRAQITGAMVIQARARSTKVSEADVQAQIEKEGIQTETATIREFKLQQIVFVVPKGSSPGLVGQRQREAESFRSRFSGCGNSLAQAKALKGVVVLDMGRRDTTQVQGAAGEALKTTPVGGTLKPEVTERGVEIIAVCEAKDIRSTAGVRAEIEEKLASEQNKNLGKEFVAELRKNAKISYK
- a CDS encoding LPS-assembly protein LptD; its protein translation is MARRLGIFVIAATLGLGTALPDTALAQSNPGTLGFGLDTLPKPSGSGQMVLESDQLVYDYDQSAVSAVGGVKIYYDGYTLEADRVTYDQKNKKMRAEGRVKIVDRTGATVTADTIDITDDFATGFVNALRLDTPTQTHFAAEKALRDQGKTTTFYRGVYTACEPCREKPQKAPIWQVKAARIIVDHNEHMVYFKRASLEFLGMPIAYFPAFSAPDPTVKRKSGFLFPSAGYKKTLGAFLQTPYFWALAPNYDLTLAPAVYTNQGFLLDVEWRHRLEYGQYSLRMAGINQLNPDDFIDEGTRNSGVKDWRGGVKTAGEFYLNRYWTVGWDATFLSDRTFSRDYSLLSPNTDINVSTVHLTGISERNYFNASALYFQVLTNDSDIKYDQGRQAVVHPVIDHSYIFDDSVLGGQLSLKSNLTSLSRDETDIVNDQGNGITVAQGVTNGVLDSNAHILGLSGNYNRLSSQATWQRTMIGPLGMVFKPFGYLRGDAIYANQDDIINGLNDQGSFFRGMPAVGMEWRWPIMAAGLSSSFLFEPVAQMIVRPNEPMAGRLPNEDAQSLVFDDSSLFDWDKFSGYDRIEGGTRVNVGFRYLANVGSVATVQGVIGQSYQVAGLNSFAVEDLTATGAVSGLETNVSDVVAGVTLDTGYGYFLTARGRFDEANLDVNRAEVTATGKFGDVTASASYLFLREQPAIGNDARTDTISARASWQMTETWRLFGSVAWDIENTQLASSGIGIAYDDECTTFSIAYSEIRDDYTDLQTSKQLMVRLELRTLGGTKLRSNVGELSSSSN